From Thermococcus sp.:
ACGTCGCCTCGATTAGGGTCCTCAAAAAGAACGGCTTCGAACCTGTTGGAAGGCTGAGAAAACACCACTACGTCCCGGGATATGGCTTCGTTGACGAGCTGATTTTTGAGAGGTTTAGAGAAGAATAGGGGAAAGAAGCTCACTCGAGCTTCTTGTAGCAGAACCACCAGTCGTAGCACTCGATTTCGCCCTTGGCCTTTGCTTCCTCGCGCTGCTTGACCTCCTCGATAGTGCTGGCCGGTGGGACGATGACTTTGTCACCGATGAGCTCGTTCTCGGGCCACTTGTGTGGCAGAGCGACACCCTTCTCATCACTTATCTTAAGGGCCTTGACGAGCCTGAGTATCTCGTCCCAGTCCCTGCCGACCTCGGCCGGGTAGTAGACGATGGCCCTTATGATACCCTTGTCGTCAACTATGAAGACAGCCCTAGCGGTAATGGTGGCGCCGCTCGGAATCATGCCGAGCTTGTCGGCGAGCTCACCGCGGTCGTCGGCTATAACTGGGAACTCAATCTCGACACCGAGGTTCTCCTTTATCCACTCCATCCACTTGATGTGGCTGAAGACCTGGTCAACGCTCAGTCCAATCGGCTCAACGCCGAGCTCCCTGAACTTGTCAAGCCTCTTCTGCATGGCATAGAACTCGGTTGTACAGACCGGGGTGAAGTCAGCCGGGTGGCTGAAGAGTATGAACCACTTGCCCTTCTCAGCGAAGTAGTCGGGGAGCTTTATCACTCCGTGGGTGGTCTTGACCTCAACCTCTGGGAACTTTTCTCCTATGACGACCATTTTTCATCACCTCTTCTTTTTTTGTGTCGTCTTCACTAAAATATGGTTAGGTTCGAATATATAAACCTTTCGGTTCGTTTTTCACAACAAAACTCGACGAATATGCAATCAAGCTATGGAGTCTTTGACGGGGAATATAAAACCGTGCACAACTGGTCGTCATTGTGGAAAAAGTCCCATTCCAGCTTTGTCAGAAAGTAGACAGAAGAACTATAATTTTGCCTCAAACTTTTTTCACATCAACCCATGTTGAATGATATGCGGAAGCGTTGCCATAGTTTTGGACGGTCTCGTCAGCCGTCAGAAAGTTGACATTCCAGCCGAGCAGGGACACCCAGAATGCCTTGTACAGCAGGACA
This genomic window contains:
- a CDS encoding peroxiredoxin produces the protein MVVIGEKFPEVEVKTTHGVIKLPDYFAEKGKWFILFSHPADFTPVCTTEFYAMQKRLDKFRELGVEPIGLSVDQVFSHIKWMEWIKENLGVEIEFPVIADDRGELADKLGMIPSGATITARAVFIVDDKGIIRAIVYYPAEVGRDWDEILRLVKALKISDEKGVALPHKWPENELIGDKVIVPPASTIEEVKQREEAKAKGEIECYDWWFCYKKLE